The genomic DNA TGCTCGGGCTCGGTGACCAGGACCCGGGTGAAGCCCTGCTCGGCGACCGGGCGGGTGGCGTCGAGGAACCAGAGCTCGTTCGGGCTCTCGAGGTCGAAGCGGAGCGCGCCCTTCGAGCCGAACAGCTCGATGGTCAGGCGGTTCTTGGCGCCGGCGGCCATGCGGGAGACCTCCACGGAGGCCAGCGCCCCGCCGTCGAGCTCGAGCGTCGCCCAGGCGGCATCGTCGACCGTGACGTCCTCCGGTCCGTCGGGACCGGGCCGTCGGGGCACGACCGTCGCCAGTCGCCCGCGCACGGCGGTGGCACGCTGTCCCGTGAGGTGCTGGATCTGGTCGATGGCATGGGAGCCGATGTCGCCGAGCGCCCCGGACCCGGCGGTCTCCTTCCGCAGCCGCCAGGACATGCCTGCGTCCTCGTCCACCAGCCAGTCCTGAAGATAGGCGGCCTTGGCCTGCCGGATCGTGCCGAGCTTCCCGGACTCGACGAACTGGCGGGCCAGGGCGAGCGCGGGCACGCGGCGGTAGGTGAAGCCGAGCGCCGCGATCTGACCGCGCGTGGTGGCTGCCGAGGCCGCCGCGACCATCGCCTCCGCCTCTGCGGTGTCGTTGGCCAACGGCTTCTCGCACAGCACGTGCTTGCCGGCCTCGAGCGCGGCGATCGCGATCTCGGCGTGCAGGAAGCCGGGCGCGGCGATGTCGACGATGTCGATGTCCTCGCGGGTGATCACCTCCCGCCAGTCGGTGGCGTGCTCGTCCCAGTCCAGGCGGCGGGCGGCCTCGGCCACGGCCTCCTCGTCGCGGCCGACGATCACGCGGCGGGCGATCTCGGCGACGTCGAAGGCGGCGCCGACCGTGCGCCAGGCCTGGGAATGGGCGCGGCCCATGAACGCGTAGCCGATCAGGGCCACGCCGAGAGGACGGTCTGCGGGGGTGGGGGACACCGGGGTCTCCTTCGTGCTGGGATTCGTGGGGGCAGTGGTCACAGGGTGGCGGCGAGCGGGTCGAAGTCCTCCGGCAGCAGCTCGGGGACAGCAGCGGTGGAGTCGACCGGCACGGACCCGTCGACCGCCGTGGCCTCGTCGAGCCCGATCATGATGTCGAGCACATGGGCGGCCAGCTCGCCCGTGAGGCGGTGGGGGCGGTCCGCACGCAGTGCGCGGGCCATCTCGAGGGTGCCGAGCCCTCGTCCGCCGACGGCCCCGGTCGCCTCACGCTCGGTCCAGTCCTCCTCGCCCCGGGCGGCTCGGGAGGTCACGCCGGTGAACTGGTTGGGGTCGGGCAGGGCGAGGGTGCCCGTGGAGCCGGAGAGCTCGAGCACGTGCGGGCGGTCGAAGGGTTCGTCGAAGGAGAACTCCACGGCGGCGCTGGTCCCACCGGCGAAGCGCAGCAGTCCCTGGAGGCGGGTGGGCACCTCGACGGCGAAGCTCTCCCCGGAGCGAGGGCCGGAGCCGATGGTCCGGGAGGTCACGGACCGGGAACCGACGGCGGAGACGGAAGTGACGGGCCCGTAGGCGAGCACCAGGCTGGTCAGGTAGTACGGGCCCATGTCGTAGAGCGGTCCGGCACCGCGCTGGAACAGGAAATCGGGCTGGGGATGCCAGGACTCGGGGCCGGGGGAGCGGAACCGGGCGAGCGCCGAGCGGGGCTCCCCGATCTCACCGTCGCGCAGGGCCCGCAGGCCGGTCTGCACCCCGGCGCCGAGGACCGTGTCGGGAGCGCCACCGAGGCGCAGCCCGCGCTCCCGGGCGGCACTCAGCAGGGCGGCCGCATCCTCCCGTGTCGTCACCAGCGGCTTCTCGGTCCACACGTGCTTGCCGGCCTCGAGGATGCTGCGTGAGACGTCGTGATGTGCCGCCGGGATCGTCAGGTTGATGACGATCTCGATCGCGGGGTCCTCGAGCA from Brachybacterium sacelli includes the following:
- a CDS encoding Gfo/Idh/MocA family protein — translated: MSPTPADRPLGVALIGYAFMGRAHSQAWRTVGAAFDVAEIARRVIVGRDEEAVAEAARRLDWDEHATDWREVITREDIDIVDIAAPGFLHAEIAIAALEAGKHVLCEKPLANDTAEAEAMVAAASAATTRGQIAALGFTYRRVPALALARQFVESGKLGTIRQAKAAYLQDWLVDEDAGMSWRLRKETAGSGALGDIGSHAIDQIQHLTGQRATAVRGRLATVVPRRPGPDGPEDVTVDDAAWATLELDGGALASVEVSRMAAGAKNRLTIELFGSKGALRFDLESPNELWFLDATRPVAEQGFTRVLVTEPEHPYLEAWWPQGHVLGWENAFSNQARDLLVAIRERDDSPGAAASFSPDFADGLALQRVLEAVIASDAADGATVTV
- a CDS encoding Gfo/Idh/MocA family protein, with translation MTAASGPVGLGIIGAGVIAAQYLDQLTAYPDVEVRALGDLRPEAAAARAAQYGISAHGPVATVLEDPAIEIVINLTIPAAHHDVSRSILEAGKHVWTEKPLVTTREDAAALLSAARERGLRLGGAPDTVLGAGVQTGLRALRDGEIGEPRSALARFRSPGPESWHPQPDFLFQRGAGPLYDMGPYYLTSLVLAYGPVTSVSAVGSRSVTSRTIGSGPRSGESFAVEVPTRLQGLLRFAGGTSAAVEFSFDEPFDRPHVLELSGSTGTLALPDPNQFTGVTSRAARGEEDWTEREATGAVGGRGLGTLEMARALRADRPHRLTGELAAHVLDIMIGLDEATAVDGSVPVDSTAAVPELLPEDFDPLAATL